A genomic segment from Halobacteriovorax sp. HLS encodes:
- a CDS encoding DUF4286 family protein: MIEYEVTIQIETDVLDQYLKWLKEHINEMLKVKGISDAKIFNVEVLEQKVICIRYLFDSKVSLDNYLLNIAPSMRSKVSENLKGKYKISRRVLIEGDI; this comes from the coding sequence ATGATTGAGTATGAAGTAACTATTCAAATTGAAACCGATGTACTTGACCAATACCTCAAATGGCTCAAAGAACATATTAATGAAATGCTTAAAGTTAAAGGCATAAGTGACGCTAAGATCTTTAATGTAGAGGTTTTAGAGCAGAAGGTTATTTGTATCCGTTACCTATTTGATTCCAAAGTTTCATTAGATAATTACCTACTAAATATTGCGCCAAGTATGCGCAGTAAAGTAAGTGAGAACTTAAAGGGTAAGTATAAAATTTCTAGAAGAGTTTTAATAGAGGGAGATATTTAA
- a CDS encoding TerB family tellurite resistance protein: MEIISKSIFALIDYSMDCLRLEYPIREKYLKYLTSYYELEEETIRKWSKVGKGLDYYTFKDWIAKDNRFKKVDKELELSVYGDISYYHDIGAIISCVLENSYEQLIQLYQCLGLLVLVDKKRITKRIDYLNWCGRALCLDEEDCAIIRESILIEFKLDFNDQKLDIFKKKSIFVQGVSMALVSDEIIDDHETKFLDHLSSKLNLDFEQDGLSLYLKYLTQELFAEDKQSVAKIAAFLLHLIGCDEDISKSEIKWFKKMVGPMNLERVKQFMDSDKSQLLRSLSANELCLTYILALEVSLADLEIHASERYWLDEIKSCFSPGFEVSKELYFIFLSVAERNLAFVSKYRDYFDFITNKYNGHKKEDFKVWVYGQTLNDSKINYSDLFSTLFNEELELTSMDQLDFLVQISSPLINYKSNEVLMRNYKLMAKLYFESNVEGFYSELLICELLKISLIDGVIEELEDDFIRALQYRFSVSESSIFDVIFYTSFLLGRQISLRERVNYDHL, translated from the coding sequence ATGGAAATTATATCAAAATCTATATTTGCATTAATTGACTATTCAATGGACTGTCTACGGTTGGAATATCCAATTAGAGAAAAGTATTTAAAATATCTAACAAGTTATTATGAACTTGAAGAAGAGACTATTAGAAAGTGGTCTAAAGTAGGTAAAGGCCTTGACTATTATACTTTTAAAGATTGGATTGCTAAAGATAATAGATTTAAAAAAGTAGATAAAGAATTAGAGCTTTCAGTCTATGGTGATATTTCATACTACCATGATATAGGAGCAATTATCTCATGCGTTCTAGAAAATAGTTATGAACAGCTTATTCAACTCTACCAGTGTTTGGGTCTTCTTGTACTAGTTGATAAAAAACGTATCACAAAGAGAATTGATTACTTAAATTGGTGTGGACGTGCTCTTTGTCTTGATGAAGAGGATTGTGCCATTATTAGAGAAAGTATTTTAATTGAATTTAAGTTAGATTTTAACGATCAAAAGCTCGATATATTTAAAAAGAAGTCTATCTTCGTACAAGGGGTTTCAATGGCCCTCGTTTCAGATGAGATTATTGATGATCATGAGACGAAATTTCTTGATCATCTTTCAAGCAAACTGAATTTAGATTTTGAACAAGATGGGCTATCGCTCTATCTTAAGTATTTAACGCAGGAACTTTTTGCTGAAGATAAGCAAAGTGTCGCAAAAATAGCTGCATTTCTATTGCATCTAATCGGTTGTGATGAAGATATTAGCAAGTCCGAAATTAAATGGTTTAAGAAGATGGTCGGCCCTATGAACCTTGAACGTGTTAAGCAGTTTATGGACTCAGATAAAAGTCAGTTACTGAGATCTTTATCAGCAAACGAATTATGCTTAACCTATATTTTAGCTCTTGAAGTCTCTTTGGCAGACCTTGAAATTCATGCAAGTGAACGCTACTGGCTAGACGAAATTAAAAGTTGTTTCTCTCCAGGATTTGAAGTCTCTAAAGAGCTCTATTTTATCTTCTTAAGTGTAGCTGAGCGAAATCTCGCTTTTGTAAGTAAGTATAGAGATTACTTTGATTTTATTACTAATAAGTACAATGGACATAAGAAAGAAGATTTTAAGGTTTGGGTTTATGGACAAACTCTGAATGATTCGAAAATAAATTATTCCGATCTATTTAGTACTTTATTCAATGAAGAACTAGAACTTACAAGTATGGATCAATTAGACTTTCTTGTGCAAATTTCGTCACCACTAATTAACTATAAGAGTAATGAAGTTCTTATGAGAAATTATAAGCTCATGGCCAAATTATATTTTGAGTCAAATGTGGAGGGCTTCTATAGTGAACTACTCATTTGTGAACTTTTAAAGATCTCACTGATCGATGGTGTTATTGAAGAGCTAGAAGATGACTTTATTCGCGCTCTGCAGTATAGATTTAGTGTCTCTGAGTCATCAATCTTTGATGTGATCTTCTATACATCCTTTCTTTTAGGAAGACAGATAAGTCTAAGAGAGCGGGTTAATTACGATCATCTATAG
- a CDS encoding coproporphyrinogen-III oxidase family protein: protein MKEKLKQLLINFHSPGRRYSYYPSLPKWEHSLEREEILKSLNSKEVDLYIHIPYCENLCTFCGCNIKITKEKAQFDEYIDKVLSEWKEYKAKIPDLVLNSIFLGGGTPTSLLPHQLQRLIATILDQTPKTETFQGTVETDPRLEQREQLRVLNSFGFNSISIGVQDFDEKTLHNVNRIQTIDDVKRTMNCAVEEGFNETSLDLIYGLPFQTSESFKKTIQQVLELSPTRICNYPLAKVPWQKGPQNAFGIYKTLKTEEMFDLYLESDEALKAGGYQLLGMGHYSKSRNSHSRNIMGYTTNKTYSVLGLGVSAISNFNGILFQNDKILDKYLISKNTIKISHKKNELETKLEEIFLKLTCEYEFVLEEVMALGENKDYLLKNLTYLENNELIELRDQKYLITETGKHFLRTICQTIESFVYN, encoded by the coding sequence ATGAAAGAAAAGCTTAAACAACTTTTAATCAACTTTCACTCTCCAGGGAGAAGGTATAGTTACTATCCTTCTCTCCCAAAGTGGGAACACTCACTTGAGCGTGAAGAGATTTTGAAGTCGTTAAATTCTAAAGAAGTTGATCTCTATATACATATTCCATATTGTGAGAACCTGTGCACTTTTTGTGGTTGTAATATTAAAATTACAAAAGAAAAGGCACAGTTTGATGAATATATCGACAAGGTTCTAAGCGAATGGAAAGAATATAAAGCAAAGATCCCTGATTTAGTTTTAAACTCTATCTTCCTAGGAGGAGGAACTCCAACGAGTCTACTCCCCCATCAATTACAAAGACTAATAGCAACGATCTTAGATCAGACTCCTAAGACTGAGACTTTCCAAGGAACAGTTGAGACAGACCCAAGACTAGAGCAAAGAGAACAACTTAGAGTTTTAAATTCTTTTGGTTTTAATTCCATTAGCATTGGTGTTCAAGACTTTGACGAAAAAACACTACACAATGTAAACCGTATTCAAACTATTGATGATGTTAAAAGAACAATGAATTGTGCAGTAGAAGAAGGTTTTAACGAAACATCTCTTGATCTTATTTATGGACTTCCTTTTCAAACAAGTGAGTCATTTAAAAAGACGATACAACAAGTACTAGAGTTATCTCCTACAAGAATTTGTAATTACCCTCTAGCAAAAGTTCCTTGGCAAAAAGGTCCACAAAATGCTTTTGGTATCTATAAGACATTAAAAACCGAAGAGATGTTCGATCTCTACTTAGAATCTGATGAGGCCCTAAAAGCTGGAGGTTATCAGCTCTTAGGAATGGGACATTATTCAAAATCTAGAAATTCTCATTCTAGAAATATAATGGGTTATACAACTAATAAAACTTATTCCGTACTAGGTCTTGGTGTTTCGGCCATTTCAAATTTTAACGGGATTCTATTCCAAAACGATAAAATTTTAGACAAGTATTTAATAAGCAAGAATACTATCAAGATTTCACACAAGAAAAATGAACTTGAAACTAAGCTCGAAGAGATTTTCTTAAAATTAACCTGTGAATATGAATTTGTTCTAGAAGAGGTCATGGCCCTAGGTGAAAATAAAGACTATCTTCTAAAGAACCTAACCTACTTAGAAAATAATGAGCTTATTGAACTAAGAGATCAAAAGTACCTAATAACAGAAACTGGAAAGCACTTTCTAAGAACAATCTGCCAGACAATTGAGAGCTTTGTTTATAATTAG
- a CDS encoding response regulator transcription factor yields the protein MINGNILIVEDEKNLGITLQEYLNSLGHTCHLATTGAIARELFQQHNPEIVLMDIGLPDDSGLDIARDFRKDRKDFVLLFLSAQNDPETRVEGLEIGAEDYITKPFALKELVLRLGRILENQNSKEQTPDELVYGDLKIWFKSFEVQNGQGEIQAISQKECSILHFLLSRENEATTREQIIEKVWGEDKFPSNRTVDNYIVSLRKWCDSSKENILEIKSIRGIGYKLVINK from the coding sequence ATGATTAATGGTAATATTCTGATAGTAGAAGATGAGAAGAACTTAGGTATTACACTACAAGAATACCTCAATAGTCTCGGTCATACTTGTCACTTGGCAACGACTGGCGCTATTGCAAGAGAGCTTTTTCAGCAACACAACCCAGAAATAGTCCTCATGGATATTGGTCTGCCAGATGACAGTGGTCTTGATATCGCAAGAGATTTTAGAAAAGATAGAAAGGACTTTGTTCTATTATTCCTCTCAGCTCAAAATGATCCAGAAACGAGAGTTGAAGGTCTAGAAATTGGAGCAGAAGACTATATTACGAAGCCATTTGCCTTAAAAGAGCTAGTACTTCGTTTAGGCAGGATTCTTGAAAATCAAAACTCTAAAGAACAAACTCCAGATGAGCTTGTCTATGGAGATTTAAAAATTTGGTTTAAAAGTTTTGAAGTACAAAATGGACAAGGAGAAATTCAGGCGATTTCTCAAAAAGAGTGCTCCATTCTGCACTTTCTACTTAGCAGGGAGAATGAGGCAACGACCAGAGAACAAATTATTGAGAAAGTTTGGGGAGAGGATAAATTTCCATCAAACAGAACAGTAGATAACTACATTGTGTCACTAAGAAAGTGGTGCGATTCATCCAAAGAAAATATTTTAGAAATTAAAAGTATCCGAGGAATCGGATACAAGCTTGTTATAAACAAGTAA
- a CDS encoding enoyl-ACP reductase, with protein sequence MTLLAGKKALILGVANERSIAWGIARAFKDQGAQIGMTFLNDALKKRVEPLAQEIGADFLVEMDVTNDDHYQSLHDAVKENWGKFDIIIHSLAFADKEDLKKRFTDTSREGFKMACDISAFSLIGICNSLKPLLNEGASVVALTYHGSVKVLKGYNVMGVAKAALESSTRYLADDLGPDGIRVNCISAGPIRTLAASGVPGLKGFLKDVEEKAPLRKNVSTEEVGGAAVFLASSLGSGVTGEILYVDSGLNIMGA encoded by the coding sequence ATGACTTTATTAGCTGGAAAAAAAGCGCTTATTTTAGGTGTGGCAAATGAGAGATCAATTGCATGGGGAATTGCAAGAGCGTTTAAAGATCAAGGTGCTCAAATTGGAATGACTTTTTTAAATGATGCTCTTAAAAAAAGAGTAGAGCCTTTAGCACAGGAAATTGGAGCAGACTTCTTAGTTGAAATGGATGTGACTAACGATGATCATTACCAAAGCCTTCACGATGCAGTTAAAGAGAACTGGGGAAAGTTTGATATTATTATTCACTCTCTAGCATTTGCTGATAAAGAAGACTTAAAGAAAAGATTTACTGATACTTCTAGAGAAGGTTTTAAAATGGCCTGTGATATTTCAGCATTTTCTTTAATTGGGATTTGTAATTCCCTAAAGCCTCTTCTTAATGAAGGAGCTTCAGTAGTTGCTTTAACGTATCACGGCTCTGTTAAAGTTCTAAAAGGTTACAATGTAATGGGTGTAGCTAAAGCTGCACTTGAATCGTCAACTAGATACCTCGCTGATGATTTAGGACCAGATGGAATTAGAGTTAATTGTATTTCTGCAGGACCTATTAGAACATTAGCAGCTAGTGGTGTTCCAGGACTTAAGGGATTTCTTAAAGATGTGGAAGAGAAAGCTCCACTTAGAAAGAATGTTAGTACTGAAGAAGTTGGGGGAGCCGCTGTGTTTCTTGCAAGTTCTCTAGGCTCAGGCGTAACAGGAGAAATCCTCTATGTTGATAGTGGCCTTAATATAATGGGTGCTTAA
- a CDS encoding sensor histidine kinase KdpD, whose product MKKESNLLLILTSLIIATSTALGAWWFYLLSTYALKLETFFLANPELGVKPSIVRMLKWEISTFIIFMLLLSFSFLIVYLKDRKKTKALQDFFASLTHELKTPLASIRLQSEVITDLAQGKPLENLTKRLIEDTTNLEVQMDKILQLSRLERGGKLNSTAVELAPLINKVIKSLNYEMEISIESKTDSEVYADEFATEIIVKNLIENTKNHSKSKNVKIVLSDEGDKVILAYSDNGTFDGQVSRLGELFYKHDSKKGSGIGLYLIKKFMKLMNGDAIFSNEPSLMTRLYFQRYIND is encoded by the coding sequence TTGAAAAAAGAAAGTAACCTACTGCTCATTCTCACTTCACTGATAATAGCGACCTCCACGGCACTTGGTGCGTGGTGGTTTTATCTATTATCGACTTATGCTCTTAAGTTGGAAACTTTCTTTTTAGCAAATCCTGAATTGGGAGTTAAGCCTAGTATTGTAAGAATGTTGAAGTGGGAAATTTCAACTTTTATTATCTTTATGCTGCTACTAAGCTTCAGTTTTCTTATCGTCTATTTAAAGGACAGAAAGAAAACGAAGGCGCTACAAGATTTCTTTGCGAGCTTAACTCATGAATTAAAAACTCCTCTAGCAAGTATCAGATTACAATCAGAAGTCATAACTGATCTTGCTCAAGGTAAACCTCTTGAAAATTTAACAAAGAGACTTATCGAAGATACAACAAACTTAGAAGTTCAAATGGACAAGATTCTTCAGCTTTCAAGACTTGAAAGAGGTGGAAAATTAAACTCAACAGCTGTTGAACTTGCGCCTCTAATAAACAAAGTTATTAAGTCACTGAACTATGAAATGGAAATCTCCATTGAATCAAAAACTGATTCAGAGGTTTATGCCGATGAGTTCGCAACAGAGATTATAGTTAAGAACTTGATTGAAAATACAAAAAATCACTCTAAGTCAAAGAATGTCAAAATAGTTCTATCGGATGAAGGTGACAAAGTAATCCTCGCCTATAGCGACAATGGAACTTTTGATGGTCAAGTAAGTAGATTGGGAGAACTATTCTATAAACATGACAGCAAGAAAGGATCAGGAATTGGTCTATACTTAATAAAGAAATTTATGAAGCTTATGAATGGAGATGCTATTTTTTCCAATGAGCCATCCCTCATGACAAGACTTTACTTCCAAAGGTACATCAATGATTAA
- a CDS encoding uroporphyrinogen decarboxylase family protein has protein sequence MGLFNDRTQVNGKTGVPVWFMRQAGRYHDHYQGIKKNSDFMTMCKNPELANEITHGPIDDFGFDAAILFSDLLFPLEQLNMGLVYNPGPILDKRLETLEDLKVLNAKQPASEYYKFQKDACSLLRKSLAPEKTLLGFVGAPFTLYAYAVEGGHAGNLTSSKLGLYDGRFQGFVEKLLPELVENMCIQAEGGADAMCLFDTAVGELHIRDFKKYILPALKAVTKAFKAKYPDKKVIYYSKLTHMEYLQSIEDDNIDVLGVDWRMDLGNALNTLGKDYYIQGNFDPSWLHLPWEHCEANLKAWWQELNDANVPFERWIAGLGHGVLQHTPQDNVRNAVKHIHENFLY, from the coding sequence ATGGGATTATTTAACGACAGAACACAAGTTAATGGGAAAACTGGAGTACCAGTTTGGTTTATGAGACAGGCGGGAAGATATCACGACCACTATCAGGGAATTAAGAAGAATTCTGATTTCATGACGATGTGTAAGAACCCAGAACTTGCAAATGAAATTACACATGGACCAATTGATGACTTTGGTTTTGATGCTGCGATTCTCTTTTCAGACCTTCTCTTTCCTTTAGAACAATTAAATATGGGCCTAGTCTACAACCCAGGTCCGATTCTTGATAAGAGACTTGAAACACTAGAAGACCTAAAAGTACTTAATGCGAAACAACCTGCTAGTGAGTACTACAAATTTCAAAAAGATGCGTGTTCGCTTCTTAGAAAGTCCCTTGCCCCTGAAAAAACATTATTAGGATTTGTTGGTGCACCATTTACACTTTACGCATATGCAGTAGAAGGTGGGCATGCAGGAAATTTAACGAGCTCTAAACTTGGTCTCTACGACGGACGCTTCCAAGGCTTTGTAGAGAAGTTACTTCCAGAGCTAGTTGAAAATATGTGTATTCAAGCAGAAGGTGGAGCAGATGCTATGTGCCTATTCGACACTGCTGTTGGAGAATTACATATTAGAGACTTCAAAAAATACATCTTGCCAGCACTAAAGGCCGTAACAAAAGCATTTAAAGCAAAGTATCCTGACAAGAAAGTTATCTATTACTCAAAATTAACTCATATGGAATATCTACAATCAATTGAAGACGACAATATTGATGTTCTTGGTGTTGATTGGAGAATGGATCTTGGAAATGCATTAAATACTCTTGGAAAAGATTACTATATTCAAGGAAACTTTGACCCAAGTTGGCTTCACCTTCCATGGGAGCATTGCGAAGCAAATTTAAAAGCATGGTGGCAAGAGCTTAATGATGCCAACGTACCTTTTGAAAGATGGATTGCAGGTCTTGGGCATGGTGTTCTACAACATACGCCTCAGGACAATGTTAGAAATGCAGTAAAACATATCCACGAGAATTTTTTATATTAA
- a CDS encoding YihY/virulence factor BrkB family protein, producing MSKIKSLSDYGELAEKKSYDTFKIIVTRLVQGLFLFKKRKGEVIAGASTFFTLLSFAPVLLIFISLLGVVLSDNATARDYVMGLISESFPRVDKWLYSSLENVINNQLHDHSFGFIELLFLAFTSMGISTSIVFGINIISKVDPDGGLLGDDIRSFITGLGITFYIVLLVCLGQHGPLQEIIKSLPYGKGFVFLFQNSIASSIFSFIFFSLFYKWCPSIKIKYRDAFLGGATFVMSFLVGRSFYWLYLKFFKEDLIKDYGEFTNFMIALIWVYFLLCCFYYGASVAYSANVKLFEKPKKKRKS from the coding sequence ATGTCTAAAATCAAGAGTCTCAGTGATTACGGTGAGTTAGCTGAGAAGAAAAGTTACGATACATTTAAAATAATTGTCACTAGATTAGTGCAGGGACTTTTTCTATTTAAAAAAAGAAAAGGCGAAGTTATCGCAGGTGCCTCAACTTTTTTTACTCTACTAAGCTTTGCTCCTGTTTTACTTATATTTATAAGTCTCTTAGGTGTTGTTCTTTCAGATAATGCAACGGCAAGAGATTATGTCATGGGACTTATTAGTGAGTCCTTTCCTAGAGTAGATAAGTGGCTCTATAGTAGTCTTGAAAATGTGATCAATAATCAACTTCATGACCATAGTTTTGGCTTCATAGAATTACTCTTTTTAGCATTTACTTCTATGGGGATATCAACTTCAATTGTATTTGGTATTAATATTATTTCGAAGGTTGACCCAGATGGTGGTCTTCTAGGAGATGATATTAGATCATTTATTACTGGACTTGGAATTACTTTCTATATTGTTTTACTTGTCTGTCTTGGACAGCATGGGCCTTTGCAGGAGATTATTAAGTCCTTACCTTATGGTAAAGGTTTTGTATTTCTCTTTCAAAATAGTATCGCTAGTTCAATCTTTTCATTTATCTTCTTTTCTCTATTTTATAAATGGTGTCCGTCTATAAAAATAAAGTATCGGGACGCATTTTTAGGAGGAGCTACATTCGTTATGAGCTTTCTAGTGGGAAGAAGCTTTTATTGGCTCTATTTAAAATTCTTTAAAGAAGATCTTATTAAGGACTATGGAGAGTTTACAAACTTTATGATCGCTCTGATATGGGTGTATTTCTTGCTGTGTTGTTTTTACTATGGTGCCAGTGTGGCGTATTCAGCAAATGTGAAACTCTTTGAGAAACCGAAGAAGAAAAGGAAATCATAA